The following are from one region of the Penaeus vannamei isolate JL-2024 chromosome 28, ASM4276789v1, whole genome shotgun sequence genome:
- the Rheb gene encoding GTP-binding protein Rheb homolog: MPPKNRKVAVMGYRSVGKSSLCIQFVDGQFVDSYAPTIENTFTKNLRVRGQEYGLELVDTAGQDEYSIFPAQYSMDIHGYVLVYSITSEKSFEVVQIIYEKILDMMGKVTVPIVLVGNKTDLHMERVVTTDQGRKIAEMWKAVFLETSAKQHEAVNDIFTRVILEIEKADGNISPEGKCRVS, encoded by the exons ATGCCTCCAAAGAACAGGAAAGTGGCCGTTATGGGATACAGAAGCGTGG GCAAATCCTCCTTGTGTATCCAATTTGTTGACGGACAGTTTGTGGACAGTTATGCCCCAACCATCGAGAACACCTTCACAAAGAATCTGAGA GTGAGAGGGCAGGAGTATGGCCTGGAGCTGGTAGACACAGCTGGCCAGGATGAGTACAGTATTTTCCCAGCACAGTACTCAATGGATATCCATGGTTACGTCCTTGTCTACTCTATCACTTCGGAGAAATCATTTGAAGTGGTGCAGATCATATATGAAAAGATCCTTGACATGATGGGCAAAGTGAC TGTTCCCATTGTCTTGGTGGGCAACAAAACAGATCTTCACATGGAACGTGTTGTGACCACCGATCAAGGACGCAAAATTGCCGAGATGTGGAAGGCTGTTTTCCTGGAGACAAGTGCCAAACAACATGAG GCTGTAAATGATATCTTCACACGTGTCATTCTGGAGATCGAGAAGGCTGACGGCAACATCAGTCCCGAGGGAAAATGCAGAGTATCATGA